In Archangium violaceum, the following are encoded in one genomic region:
- a CDS encoding GNAT family N-acetyltransferase translates to MDVAPTREALVRAIEDSMFLLPDVSGQVESLSIPGIQGRWTSVSYPLSNLVGLSQLSPENANATIQRVRDRFAHEQKAVGWLVGPGSTPADLRPRLTALGFVKLADLAGLALTDLQVPIPVAPDIHIRVATEDDLDVASRLLAQAYPAPDDVCRQFALLFLRHMGRLHARVYLAYLDGVKEPVAYAAKVHLPDQPIVQLFSSATLPVWRHRRIYTSLVARRLADAYRDGARAAVVQADRTSSAPICEKLGFTELSSLELYAWLPPSPTHPG, encoded by the coding sequence ATGGATGTGGCGCCTACCCGTGAAGCCCTCGTGAGGGCGATCGAGGACAGCATGTTCCTGCTGCCCGATGTGTCCGGGCAGGTGGAATCCCTATCGATCCCGGGCATCCAGGGCCGGTGGACCTCGGTCTCCTATCCCCTCTCCAACCTGGTGGGGTTGAGTCAGCTGAGCCCGGAGAACGCGAACGCCACCATCCAGCGGGTACGCGACCGCTTCGCCCACGAGCAGAAGGCCGTTGGCTGGTTGGTGGGGCCCGGCTCCACCCCGGCCGACCTGAGGCCGCGCCTCACCGCCCTCGGGTTCGTCAAGCTGGCGGACCTCGCGGGGCTGGCCCTGACGGACCTCCAGGTCCCCATCCCGGTGGCCCCCGACATCCACATCCGGGTCGCCACCGAGGATGACCTGGACGTGGCGAGCAGGCTGCTGGCCCAGGCGTACCCCGCACCGGACGACGTCTGCCGCCAGTTCGCCCTCCTCTTCCTGCGGCACATGGGCCGACTCCATGCGCGCGTCTACCTGGCCTATCTCGACGGCGTGAAGGAGCCCGTGGCCTATGCCGCCAAGGTACACCTGCCCGACCAGCCCATCGTCCAGCTCTTCAGCTCGGCCACCCTTCCCGTCTGGCGCCACCGGCGCATCTACACCAGTCTGGTCGCGCGGCGTCTGGCGGATGCCTACCGCGACGGAGCACGGGCCGCTGTCGTCCAGGCGGACCGCACCAGCTCGGCCCCCATTTGCGAGAAGCTGGGCTTCACCGAGCTGAGCAGCCTGGAGCTGTATGCGTGGCTTCCGCCCTCACCCACTCACCCAGGTTGA
- a CDS encoding protein kinase domain-containing protein, whose protein sequence is MDSLGDELDFEDSLLRAVALPAPLHHNPEIGAGLGGQDGRRFKILERLGGGAMGCVYLAWDEQLHRKVALKFLLPRRTDEEMTALLRQEARVIAQLDHENIVRLFDVSDWQPGPGLPRFPFLVMESLEGESLDSLMRHEKLELPRVLRILAEVAAGLAHAHAQHVVHRDLKPSNIFITQEGRVKLLDFGLAYLLSSEPHFSSRRSLAMAGTPAYMAPEQWRGEWQDGRTDLWAAGVVLYELLTGTLPFPEGSPAQFRTWVTSPEPMPSVRERRPELPWEVAMLVDTALAKDPSQRFQTAQELYQEVRELEEHLGFRPSDSSSPRIQRRQVTLLACSLTGLDHMSTDPPDAEDLGELEIAFHRACAAAIQQAGGHLALSMGNEVLACFGHPQVHEEDAERAVRTGLYLSRHIPEEIQTRVTQFLSHPLAVKVGIHTDTVILEAGPVGTQGQVLTFRGEAPQRVRWLAKQAAPGTILLSGATWELVRGAFETQMLGPRDFQWLSGTTHLDVHQVLAERTAVSRFDRKRLASGLTPLVGRERELEALLAHWQQAQGGQGGAVLLYGEAGIGKSRLIREVGQRVAAEGGLWLQFQCWSQSGSSALRPVIELLRHSLREVAPEQRRGVLEERLAALGLSLEAIQLLVSLLMLEPPVPQVLRLSPERRKEATLEALVSLLLLGAMRQPILAVVEDLHWADPSTLELLGRVLRQLKGAPVLLVLSARPEFIPPWGTDSGFRSLTLERLSMEEISVLVRRVAWRRELPEDVVAQMAARTDGIPLFAEEMARLILGRGTARGAWSVPHAIPFTLQELLFARLDRLPSRLKSLAQLASVIGRSFHQKLLVQLTRRSEIALRRDLEGLLAAELLQPQEGSAEPGYQFRHALQQEAAYLSLPRSARRAHHRSIASVLVERFPMVVDEQPEVLAHHYTEAGDVETAIHYWVRAGELASKRLANEEAIRHLTLALQLLRSLPESPERPGQELKLLLTLGVPLVQVQGYGSPEVMRIHGRAHELLLSGDESLEMLELPYWSLYAYHFSRSNYSLAREVAEFMVGVGQRQHDPELLAQAYRMLSLISIIWGRLHEAQDHARHAELCSDFDLERHRAVAARQWINPRVAALSYGYVYQTMLNHSEEAYRYGLETMDLALRIGHPHTTAFALIQLAIGCHFREDAQGVLRWTGEAGRLADENRFRMWRAWASMFRSWGLAAVGRPQEGLRLSEEASEYLRTSGILAYQFNYNLGIRADILLRLGRPREALETLDVALRCLDKVGERFYEPELHRLRGESLRSLGREEAARESFSQALRTARAQGSIAFELKAGEALGLRPPLSPSASTWVSG, encoded by the coding sequence GTGGACTCACTGGGCGATGAGCTCGACTTCGAGGACTCCTTGCTGAGAGCAGTGGCCTTGCCTGCTCCGCTGCATCACAACCCGGAGATAGGAGCTGGGTTGGGGGGGCAGGATGGTCGCCGGTTCAAGATCCTCGAGCGGCTGGGGGGCGGCGCCATGGGGTGCGTCTACCTGGCCTGGGACGAGCAGCTTCACCGCAAGGTAGCTCTCAAGTTCCTGCTCCCCAGGCGCACCGATGAGGAGATGACCGCGCTGCTGCGCCAGGAGGCCCGGGTCATCGCGCAGCTCGATCACGAGAACATCGTGCGCCTCTTCGATGTCTCGGATTGGCAGCCCGGTCCCGGACTACCACGCTTCCCCTTCCTCGTCATGGAGAGCCTGGAGGGTGAGTCGCTGGATTCCTTGATGCGGCACGAGAAGTTGGAGCTGCCGCGCGTCCTGCGCATCCTGGCGGAGGTGGCCGCCGGGCTCGCTCATGCGCATGCGCAGCACGTCGTCCACCGGGATCTCAAGCCCAGCAACATCTTCATCACCCAGGAGGGGAGGGTGAAGCTGCTGGATTTCGGCCTGGCCTACCTGCTGAGCTCCGAGCCCCACTTCTCCTCACGGCGCTCCCTGGCCATGGCCGGGACGCCAGCCTACATGGCTCCAGAGCAATGGAGAGGGGAATGGCAGGATGGGCGCACGGACCTGTGGGCCGCCGGGGTGGTGCTCTACGAGTTGCTCACCGGGACGCTCCCGTTCCCGGAGGGCTCCCCGGCGCAGTTCCGCACCTGGGTGACGTCTCCAGAGCCGATGCCCTCGGTGCGCGAGCGCCGCCCGGAGCTGCCGTGGGAAGTCGCGATGCTCGTGGACACGGCGCTGGCCAAGGATCCCTCCCAGCGCTTCCAGACGGCCCAGGAGCTGTATCAGGAGGTGCGAGAGCTGGAGGAGCATCTGGGCTTCCGACCCTCGGACTCGTCATCTCCGCGCATCCAGCGCCGACAGGTGACGCTGCTGGCGTGCTCCCTGACGGGCCTCGACCACATGAGCACGGACCCGCCCGACGCGGAGGATCTCGGCGAGTTGGAGATCGCCTTCCACCGGGCCTGTGCGGCGGCCATCCAGCAGGCGGGTGGCCACCTCGCTCTATCGATGGGCAATGAGGTGCTCGCCTGCTTCGGTCATCCCCAGGTCCATGAGGAGGACGCGGAGCGTGCCGTGCGTACCGGGCTGTATCTGTCGCGCCACATCCCCGAGGAGATCCAGACGCGGGTGACGCAATTCCTCTCCCATCCGTTGGCGGTGAAGGTGGGCATCCACACGGATACGGTCATCCTGGAAGCGGGTCCCGTGGGGACGCAGGGGCAGGTGTTGACGTTCCGGGGAGAGGCCCCCCAGCGGGTGAGGTGGCTGGCGAAACAGGCCGCGCCTGGGACGATCCTGCTCAGCGGTGCGACCTGGGAGCTGGTCCGTGGAGCCTTCGAGACCCAGATGCTGGGCCCCCGGGACTTCCAGTGGCTCTCGGGCACGACACACCTGGACGTCCACCAGGTGCTGGCCGAGCGAACGGCCGTGTCCCGTTTCGATCGAAAGCGCCTGGCCAGCGGACTGACGCCCCTGGTGGGGCGGGAACGGGAGCTGGAGGCGCTGCTGGCGCACTGGCAGCAGGCCCAGGGAGGACAGGGCGGCGCTGTCCTGCTGTACGGCGAGGCCGGCATCGGCAAGTCGCGCCTCATCCGGGAGGTGGGGCAGCGGGTGGCGGCGGAGGGGGGCCTGTGGTTGCAGTTCCAGTGCTGGTCCCAATCGGGCTCCAGTGCGCTGCGTCCCGTCATCGAGCTGCTGCGCCACTCCCTGCGGGAGGTCGCACCCGAGCAGCGGCGGGGCGTGCTGGAGGAGCGGCTGGCGGCGCTGGGCCTGTCCCTCGAGGCCATCCAGTTGCTGGTCTCCCTGCTGATGCTCGAGCCTCCGGTCCCGCAGGTACTGCGGCTGTCCCCGGAGCGACGCAAGGAAGCCACCCTCGAGGCGCTGGTGAGCCTGTTGCTGCTCGGCGCGATGCGACAGCCGATCCTGGCCGTCGTGGAGGACCTGCATTGGGCCGATCCTTCCACCCTAGAGCTGCTCGGACGCGTGCTGCGGCAGCTGAAGGGTGCACCTGTCCTGCTGGTGCTCAGCGCCCGTCCCGAATTCATCCCTCCCTGGGGGACGGACTCCGGGTTCCGGTCGCTGACGCTCGAACGCCTGTCGATGGAGGAGATCTCCGTGCTGGTGCGGCGGGTCGCCTGGAGACGCGAGCTGCCGGAAGACGTGGTCGCGCAGATGGCGGCACGCACGGACGGCATCCCCCTCTTCGCCGAAGAGATGGCCCGGCTGATCCTCGGACGCGGGACGGCCAGAGGTGCCTGGTCGGTTCCGCACGCCATTCCGTTCACCCTGCAGGAGTTGTTGTTCGCCCGGCTGGACAGGCTCCCGTCCCGGCTGAAGTCACTGGCCCAGCTGGCGTCGGTGATCGGGCGCAGCTTCCATCAAAAGCTGCTGGTCCAGCTCACCCGGCGCAGTGAGATCGCGCTGCGGCGCGACCTGGAGGGGCTGTTGGCGGCGGAGCTGCTGCAGCCGCAGGAGGGTAGCGCCGAGCCGGGATATCAGTTCCGTCATGCGCTCCAGCAGGAGGCTGCCTACCTGTCCTTGCCCCGGAGTGCCCGGCGCGCACATCACCGGTCCATCGCCTCCGTACTGGTGGAGCGGTTTCCCATGGTGGTGGATGAGCAGCCAGAGGTGCTGGCCCACCACTATACGGAGGCGGGAGACGTCGAGACGGCCATCCATTACTGGGTTCGGGCGGGGGAGCTCGCCAGCAAACGCCTGGCCAACGAGGAGGCCATCCGCCACCTCACCCTGGCGCTGCAACTGCTGCGCAGCCTGCCGGAGTCTCCCGAGCGTCCCGGGCAGGAGTTGAAGCTGCTGTTGACCCTGGGCGTGCCACTCGTCCAGGTCCAGGGCTACGGCTCCCCCGAGGTCATGCGGATCCACGGCCGAGCGCATGAGCTGCTCCTCTCGGGAGACGAGTCCCTGGAGATGCTCGAGCTGCCCTACTGGAGCCTGTATGCCTATCATTTCTCACGGTCCAACTATTCCCTGGCGCGCGAGGTGGCGGAGTTCATGGTGGGCGTCGGGCAGCGCCAACATGACCCGGAGCTGCTCGCCCAGGCCTACCGGATGCTGTCCCTGATCAGCATCATCTGGGGCCGGTTGCACGAGGCGCAGGACCATGCCCGGCATGCCGAGCTGTGTTCGGACTTCGATCTCGAGCGGCACCGGGCCGTGGCGGCCAGGCAGTGGATCAACCCGCGGGTGGCGGCGCTGTCCTATGGCTATGTCTATCAGACGATGCTCAATCATTCCGAGGAGGCGTACCGCTACGGTCTGGAGACGATGGATCTGGCCTTGCGCATCGGCCATCCCCATACGACAGCGTTCGCGTTGATCCAATTGGCCATCGGCTGCCACTTCCGCGAGGACGCGCAGGGGGTGTTGAGGTGGACCGGGGAGGCCGGCAGGCTCGCCGACGAGAACCGCTTCCGGATGTGGCGGGCCTGGGCCTCGATGTTCCGGAGCTGGGGACTGGCCGCGGTGGGGCGGCCCCAGGAGGGCCTCAGGCTCAGCGAGGAGGCGAGCGAATATCTGCGCACCTCGGGCATCCTGGCCTACCAGTTCAATTACAATCTTGGCATCCGCGCGGACATCCTCCTGCGGCTCGGACGGCCCAGGGAGGCCCTGGAGACGCTCGATGTAGCGCTGCGATGTTTGGACAAGGTGGGGGAGCGCTTCTACGAGCCCGAGTTGCACCGCCTCCGGGGCGAGTCGCTTCGAAGTCTGGGCCGCGAAGAGGCGGCCCGGGAGAGCTTTTCCCAGGCCCTGCGTACCGCCCGTGCACAAGGCTCGATCGCCTTCGAGCTCAAGGCGGGTGAAGCGCTGGGACTGCGGCCGCCTCTTTCTCCTTCCGCGTCAACCTGGGTGAGTGGGTGA
- a CDS encoding glycoside hydrolase family 43 protein encodes MKMNQRVAALTVVGAALVSGPGCGGELGDVESGEAPRSTEAALACTTRITYGNAWIHPSGHPDMFDTADGLVTWDGRCINEGTNSYAVLSNGWKPYFTGNNACVMALDTNCAGAPACTTRVTYGPAWIHSGTAQYDDVGGRVFWDRACVNESPNSYAILSNDWKPYFTGSNACAMSFMYSGCGGLYQNPVLSADCADPGVIFDGGRYIAACTSGGAANAFPIRTSPDLVHWTSAGSIFPSTRKPTWATGDFWAPEIHKVGTQYIAYFTARHTDGKLSVGAATATSPTGPFTDIGRPLVHDTGMGMIDATLLTTPAGARYLVWKADGNAVGQKTPIYGQALSADGLSLVGTRTQLITNDRTWEGGVVEAPWVVARDGYYYLFYSGNAYYNGTYAIGVARATSPLGPYTKASAPILKTVPGWEGPGHGSVVNTPAGSSVMVYHAWNAGHTARVMLVDAIIWRNGWPAMPEAPSVTSRPMP; translated from the coding sequence ATGAAAATGAATCAGCGTGTCGCGGCACTCACCGTCGTGGGCGCCGCGCTTGTGTCTGGCCCGGGCTGCGGCGGGGAGCTCGGCGACGTCGAGTCCGGTGAGGCCCCGCGCTCCACCGAGGCGGCGCTCGCGTGCACCACCCGCATCACGTACGGCAACGCGTGGATCCACCCATCGGGGCACCCGGACATGTTCGACACCGCGGATGGCCTGGTGACGTGGGATGGCCGGTGCATCAATGAGGGCACCAACTCCTACGCCGTGCTCTCCAACGGTTGGAAGCCGTACTTCACTGGGAACAACGCCTGCGTGATGGCGCTCGACACGAACTGTGCCGGCGCGCCCGCGTGCACCACCCGCGTCACCTACGGCCCGGCGTGGATCCACTCCGGGACGGCGCAGTACGACGACGTGGGCGGGCGCGTGTTCTGGGACCGCGCCTGCGTCAACGAGAGCCCCAACTCCTACGCCATCCTCTCCAACGACTGGAAGCCGTACTTCACCGGCTCGAACGCCTGCGCCATGTCGTTCATGTACTCGGGCTGCGGCGGCCTCTATCAGAACCCGGTGCTCTCGGCGGACTGCGCCGACCCTGGCGTCATCTTCGATGGGGGCCGGTACATCGCCGCCTGTACGTCGGGAGGCGCCGCGAACGCGTTTCCGATCCGCACCTCGCCGGACCTGGTCCACTGGACGAGCGCGGGCTCCATCTTCCCCTCGACCCGGAAGCCCACGTGGGCCACCGGCGACTTCTGGGCCCCGGAGATCCACAAGGTCGGCACTCAGTACATCGCGTACTTCACCGCGCGCCACACGGATGGAAAGCTGTCGGTTGGCGCCGCCACCGCGACGAGCCCGACCGGCCCCTTCACGGACATCGGCCGTCCGCTCGTGCACGACACCGGCATGGGGATGATCGACGCCACGCTCCTCACCACCCCCGCGGGCGCGCGCTACCTGGTGTGGAAGGCGGATGGCAACGCCGTCGGCCAGAAGACGCCCATCTACGGACAGGCGCTCTCGGCGGATGGCCTGTCGCTCGTCGGCACCCGGACGCAGTTGATCACCAATGACAGGACCTGGGAGGGCGGAGTCGTCGAGGCGCCGTGGGTCGTCGCGCGGGACGGCTACTACTACCTCTTCTACAGCGGCAACGCCTATTACAACGGCACGTATGCCATTGGCGTGGCGCGCGCGACCAGCCCGCTGGGCCCCTACACGAAGGCGAGCGCGCCGATCCTCAAGACCGTCCCCGGGTGGGAAGGGCCAGGACACGGCTCGGTCGTGAACACGCCGGCGGGCAGCTCGGTCATGGTCTACCACGCGTGGAACGCGGGCCATACCGCGCGCGTCATGCTCGTGGACGCCATCATCTGGCGCAATGGCTGGCCGGCGATGCCCGAGGCGCCGTCCGTCACCTCGCGTCCGATGCCTTGA
- a CDS encoding DUF2911 domain-containing protein, producing MTTRGLTSHLRIPTLAAIILLAATPALAQKVIPPAKAPVSPMEMAAKKLDDTTYVKVTYNSPRMQDPKTGQKRVIFGKLVPYGEVWRLGANAATELTTTGDLELAGQKLPAGTYALFTIPQADKWTLIVNKDVGQWGAYKYNKDNDVLRVDVPVKKSADTYEALTIAFDDKGTTLNFSWENTQVSVPVRPAKKG from the coding sequence ATGACGACCCGTGGACTCACGTCGCACCTGCGCATCCCGACCCTGGCCGCGATCATCCTCCTCGCGGCGACGCCCGCGCTGGCGCAGAAGGTCATTCCGCCCGCGAAGGCCCCCGTCAGCCCGATGGAGATGGCGGCGAAGAAGCTGGACGACACCACGTACGTGAAGGTGACGTACAACTCGCCGCGCATGCAGGATCCGAAGACGGGCCAGAAGCGGGTCATCTTCGGCAAGCTGGTGCCCTATGGAGAGGTGTGGCGCCTGGGGGCGAACGCCGCCACGGAGCTGACCACCACGGGGGACCTCGAGCTGGCGGGCCAGAAGCTGCCGGCGGGCACCTACGCGCTCTTCACCATTCCGCAGGCGGACAAGTGGACGCTCATCGTCAACAAGGACGTGGGCCAGTGGGGCGCCTACAAGTACAACAAGGACAATGACGTCCTGCGGGTGGACGTGCCGGTGAAGAAGAGCGCGGACACCTACGAGGCCCTCACCATCGCCTTCGATGACAAGGGCACCACGCTGAACTTCTCGTGGGAGAACACGCAGGTCTCCGTGCCCGTCCGTCCGGCGAAGAAGGGCTGA
- a CDS encoding MBL fold metallo-hydrolase encodes MYLKPNVAIEPLYNQWYAWWFLLSPATAPLFVTNLHMKLMQSFVANPDVHVAALKNPALMGGPFLNYPASRVADVKALLDRTTREQAHMVAYTKAVAELEQMLATTATGPSLESLYPKVPDVLRGYVELTYDMAHHASIRFIEPLLYHSRYHQESSQSVFLMQVDGDARKYIYSTPRLEGESPLWLKVPYRHEGLDELFRMRTTPGSPGKVAEMLGVPSSAATEFAALFTETPPRRPERWTGDGVRMRYFGHACVLMESREVSVLTDPVISYEFPTDQPRFTHADLPERIDYVVITHGHADHLMMETLIQLRHRVGTVVVPRNNGGGLADPSLRLMLEHNGFRNVVELDELQRIAIPGGAITGVPFLGEHSDLSIQAKIAHLVQMGGKSFLMAADSNALEPRMYQHLREVVGEIDVLCLGMECEGGPMSWMYGPLLSQPVPRKVDQSRRLNGSNCARASEIVNHLNPKEVYVYAMGQEPWLRHVMVLAYDEKAPQIIESNKFLEYCRGRGIRAERPYIHMERVFA; translated from the coding sequence ATGTATCTCAAGCCCAACGTCGCCATCGAGCCGCTCTACAACCAGTGGTACGCGTGGTGGTTCCTGCTCTCGCCCGCGACGGCACCGCTGTTCGTGACGAACCTGCACATGAAGCTGATGCAGTCGTTCGTGGCCAATCCGGACGTGCACGTGGCGGCGCTGAAGAACCCGGCGCTCATGGGAGGGCCCTTCCTCAACTACCCGGCCTCGCGGGTGGCGGACGTGAAGGCGCTGTTGGATCGCACCACGCGCGAGCAGGCGCACATGGTGGCCTACACCAAGGCGGTGGCCGAGCTGGAGCAGATGCTGGCCACCACGGCCACGGGCCCGTCGCTGGAGAGCCTCTATCCCAAGGTGCCGGACGTGCTGCGCGGCTACGTGGAGCTGACGTACGACATGGCGCACCACGCCAGCATCCGCTTCATCGAGCCGCTGCTGTACCACAGCCGCTACCACCAGGAGTCGTCGCAGAGCGTCTTCCTGATGCAGGTGGACGGGGACGCGCGCAAGTACATCTACAGCACGCCGCGGCTCGAGGGGGAGTCGCCGTTGTGGCTGAAGGTGCCCTACCGCCACGAGGGCCTGGACGAGCTGTTCCGGATGAGGACGACGCCGGGCTCGCCGGGGAAGGTGGCGGAGATGCTGGGGGTGCCCTCCAGCGCGGCGACCGAGTTCGCGGCGCTCTTCACGGAGACGCCGCCGCGCCGCCCGGAGCGGTGGACGGGTGACGGGGTGCGCATGCGCTACTTCGGCCATGCGTGCGTGCTGATGGAGTCGCGCGAGGTCTCGGTGCTGACGGATCCGGTGATCAGCTACGAGTTCCCGACGGACCAGCCGCGCTTCACGCACGCGGATCTGCCGGAGCGGATCGACTACGTGGTGATCACACACGGACACGCGGATCACCTGATGATGGAGACGCTGATCCAGCTGCGTCACCGGGTGGGGACGGTGGTGGTGCCGCGCAACAACGGCGGAGGGCTGGCGGATCCGTCGCTGCGGCTGATGCTGGAGCACAACGGCTTCCGCAACGTGGTGGAGCTGGACGAGCTGCAGCGCATCGCGATTCCGGGCGGGGCGATCACCGGGGTGCCGTTCCTGGGGGAGCACAGCGATCTGTCGATCCAGGCGAAGATCGCGCACCTGGTGCAGATGGGGGGCAAGTCGTTCCTGATGGCGGCGGACTCGAACGCGCTGGAGCCGCGGATGTACCAGCACCTGCGGGAGGTGGTGGGAGAGATCGACGTGCTGTGCCTGGGGATGGAGTGCGAGGGAGGGCCGATGAGCTGGATGTACGGGCCGCTCTTGAGCCAGCCGGTGCCGCGCAAGGTGGACCAGTCGAGGCGGCTGAACGGCTCCAACTGCGCGCGAGCCAGCGAGATCGTGAACCACCTGAACCCGAAGGAGGTCTACGTGTACGCGATGGGCCAGGAGCCGTGGCTGAGGCACGTGATGGTGCTGGCGTACGACGAGAAGGCGCCGCAGATCATCGAGTCGAACAAGTTCCTGGAGTACTGCCGGGGCCGGGGAATCCGGGCGGAGCGGCCGTACATCCACATGGAGCGAGTGTTCGCCTGA
- a CDS encoding M13 family metallopeptidase — MRLLKVFLAAAVFPITAFAQGTAQRGIEVGDLNRSVEPCSDFYEYANGQWRAQNPIPPSMVRWSRRFASGELAKEQLKGILEEVSRKQDWPTGSVEQLIGDHYASCMDEARLEAQGLTPIKPLLTDIDGVKSAADVQRMIRRFHELDIAVPFALGAASDNHNPSQMITDIAARGLGMPDRDYYLKPEPRFKEAREKYLEHVANTFKLAGYTPEAARAAASTVFALESKLAEASLDNVALRDPKATDHKTSFADLRKLTPRFDWVAYFQGAKLPRADLNVEQPRFLQEVDRQLQQTPVADWKTYLKWHLLHSASQSLSRPFQEEIFSFYGRYLGGAKEEKPRWKRCVESTDALLGEALGRKYTEKYFPPEAKARMQEMVKNLLAAMGDSIQGLDWMGPETKKKALEKLSTFNPKIGYPDKWKDYSHVKIRRDAFWANVMAGRRFNVVDDWSQIGKAADRGRWGMTPPTSNAYYHPLLNEIVFPAGILQPPAFSMEATDAVNYGAIGVVIGHEISHGFDDQGAQYDARGRLSNWWTDEDLVKFQARGQCVVDQFESYFIEPGLHHNGKLVLGESIGDLAGARIAYLAFKKSQQGKPPAPTLDGFTPDQQFFISWGQFRGDAIRPETQRLMIQGDPHPTGKYRVIGPLSNMREFQQAFSCKQDAEMVRPAEKRCEVW; from the coding sequence ATGCGTCTTCTGAAGGTCTTCCTGGCTGCCGCCGTCTTCCCCATCACCGCCTTCGCGCAAGGGACGGCACAGCGAGGCATCGAGGTCGGTGACCTCAACCGGAGCGTCGAGCCGTGCTCGGACTTCTACGAGTATGCGAATGGCCAGTGGAGGGCCCAGAATCCCATTCCTCCCTCCATGGTGCGCTGGAGCCGCCGCTTCGCCTCCGGTGAGTTGGCGAAGGAGCAGCTCAAGGGCATCCTGGAGGAAGTCTCCCGCAAGCAGGACTGGCCCACCGGCAGCGTGGAGCAGCTGATTGGCGACCACTATGCCTCGTGCATGGACGAGGCGCGGCTCGAGGCGCAGGGTCTCACGCCCATCAAGCCGCTGCTGACCGACATCGACGGGGTGAAGAGCGCCGCGGACGTGCAGCGGATGATTCGCCGCTTCCACGAGCTGGATATCGCGGTGCCGTTCGCGCTGGGCGCCGCCTCCGACAATCACAACCCGAGCCAGATGATCACCGACATCGCCGCCCGGGGGCTCGGCATGCCGGACCGCGACTACTATTTGAAGCCAGAGCCGCGCTTCAAGGAGGCCCGGGAGAAGTACCTCGAGCACGTCGCGAACACCTTCAAGCTGGCCGGATACACCCCGGAGGCGGCCAGGGCCGCGGCCAGCACCGTCTTCGCTCTCGAGTCCAAGCTGGCCGAGGCCTCGCTGGACAACGTGGCCCTGCGCGACCCGAAGGCGACCGACCACAAGACCTCCTTCGCGGACCTGCGCAAGCTCACGCCGCGCTTCGACTGGGTGGCGTACTTCCAGGGCGCGAAGCTACCCCGGGCCGACCTCAACGTGGAGCAGCCCCGGTTCCTTCAAGAAGTGGATCGCCAGCTCCAGCAGACGCCGGTGGCGGACTGGAAGACGTACCTGAAGTGGCACCTGCTCCACTCGGCGTCCCAGTCGCTGTCCAGGCCCTTCCAGGAGGAGATCTTCAGCTTCTACGGCCGCTACCTGGGCGGCGCGAAGGAGGAGAAGCCCCGGTGGAAGCGCTGCGTGGAGTCCACGGACGCGCTGCTGGGCGAGGCGCTCGGCAGGAAGTACACCGAGAAGTACTTCCCGCCCGAGGCGAAGGCCCGCATGCAGGAGATGGTGAAGAACCTGCTGGCGGCCATGGGGGACAGCATCCAGGGCCTGGACTGGATGGGCCCCGAGACGAAGAAGAAGGCGCTGGAGAAGCTCTCCACCTTCAACCCGAAGATTGGCTACCCGGACAAGTGGAAGGACTACAGCCACGTGAAGATCCGCCGGGACGCGTTCTGGGCGAACGTGATGGCCGGCCGCCGCTTCAACGTGGTGGATGACTGGAGCCAGATTGGCAAGGCGGCGGACCGCGGCCGCTGGGGCATGACGCCGCCCACCTCGAACGCCTACTACCACCCGTTGCTCAATGAGATCGTGTTCCCGGCGGGAATCCTGCAGCCGCCCGCGTTCAGCATGGAAGCGACCGACGCGGTGAACTACGGCGCCATCGGCGTGGTGATCGGCCATGAGATCAGCCACGGCTTCGACGACCAGGGCGCGCAGTACGACGCGCGGGGCCGCCTGAGCAACTGGTGGACCGACGAGGACCTCGTGAAGTTCCAGGCGCGCGGCCAGTGTGTGGTCGACCAGTTCGAGAGCTACTTCATCGAGCCGGGCCTCCACCACAACGGCAAGCTCGTGCTGGGCGAGAGCATCGGAGACCTCGCGGGCGCGCGGATCGCCTACCTCGCCTTCAAGAAGTCGCAGCAGGGCAAGCCCCCGGCGCCGACCCTCGACGGCTTCACGCCGGACCAGCAGTTCTTCATCTCCTGGGGCCAGTTCCGCGGCGACGCCATCCGCCCCGAGACGCAGCGGCTCATGATCCAGGGGGACCCGCACCCGACCGGGAAGTATCGGGTGATTGGCCCGCTCTCGAACATGCGGGAGTTCCAGCAGGCCTTCAGCTGCAAGCAGGACGCGGAGATGGTGCGTCCGGCCGAGAAGCGCTGCGAGGTCTGGTAG